The Deltaproteobacteria bacterium IMCC39524 genomic interval CCGTTTCAAGGAGCTTTCGTGCCGTGGTCTTGACCACCTCACGGTCGACAGAAAAGTTGTCTACCAGCGTTGCAAGAAAATTCCTTCGCCCTGTTTCACTTAACGTCAGGTAGAGCTCTCCGAGTATGGCGGCACGCTGACGCGCCGAAACCTCGCCACCGCGGGCGTTCAGGCATTCCACCATGAGGTTTTTGACCCGCTCGGCGTCTGCCGAGGGCAAGTCACGATCAACCTTGGGGAGTCTGTTGAGATCTTCCGAACCGAGGATACCGCCCCAGGCGCGGCGAAGATGTTCCCAACCAAAGGAAAAACGGGAATTCATCAGGCATCTCCTTCTAGCTAATGAACGACCTCCCAGCTTAGTGCGAGGCCGCAATAAATTAACACAGGTATCAAACTTTCACCACAGAGAGAGAAGCTCACGGGTGATGAAATTGCTTTTAACGCTGAATATACTCACAGGTTCAGCATCAGGCCATCCACAAAACAGCGAGGTTGATCAAGCCGATTAAAAAACCGAGCACGGCACCGAACAGGTTGATGTACTTGAACTGTTCCTTCATGACCCCCATCAGTAAATCTTCTACCTGCAGGATATCGAGTTGATTGACCTTTTCTTCCACCATGCGGGTCACGTTGAGGGTTTCGATCAGCGGTGGCACCTCTTTTTGCAAGACATCACCGACCTGGCGGTAAAGTCCGTCTTCAAGCTCTTCCAGGACATCGGCAGGCAAGCGTTCAGCCAACCGTCCCAGGGGCTTCTCAAAAATCCAGGCCTCGAGCTTCTCTTTGATTACGGTGTCAATCGCATTGGCCGCTTCAACGGAGCGGGCCAGTGCAAGGAGACGCTCAACCAGGTCGTTTTGCACTTGTTCCATGCCGCCTTCGGGCAGGTTCTCATCGAGCAGGCTGCGAAAAGAACGGTCCTTGGTCCGGTGCAATCCTTTGTCGGCGAAACCAAGCAAAAGCTCAGTTGTGCGCCGACTCTGCACCGCTGCAACCGAGCGTTCGCTGAGATACCGCCTGGCTCCGGCAACTTTTTCGTAGGGAGCCTTTTCCAGGAAACGGCTGACGGGTTTGTCGAGGATCCCTTCAAGGCGCTCGCGAAGCATGCCAGCAACCTGTTGCTGGGTCTTTTCTTCGCGCAGCCAGTGCGAGAGCTCCTCCCCGGCTTTGTCGATGAACTCCGGGATGCGGTTGTAGATCTTGTCCAGGTCGACAAACCCGCTCAAGAGGCCGGCGAGACCGCCGAGAGAATCGAGAAAGGTGTCAATCCCCTGACGGGCACGTTCCACCAAGCGCTGTCGAAAATCGGGATCGTAGAGCATGCCACCGAAACGCTCCAGCAGAGGCGGCACTTCTTTTTCGAGCTGTTGGAGGAGGACCTCGACCAGATCCTTAGGCAGGAAGTCGCGCAGTGAACGCTCGCTCTGCAGCAGCCGTTCTAGGCGATCTTCGACAAAGCGCTCAACCGCCCCGGCAGTTGTGTCCGAGTGCAGGATCGTGGTCACGCGCGTGTCGAGGTGACTCTGCAATTTCTGATAACGCTCCGGGGTCAGGAAACTTTCCAGGTCGCGGGCCAAAAGGCGATCGCCTTTTTCCTGAATGAAGTTACGCACCTGAGCTTCGAAGGCATCGCTTGCCAGGTATTCAGTAATCGCTCCAACCGCTTTGACCCGCAGAGTCGAAACCAGCTCACGGAAACGGCGGTGGTAACTTTCCGGCACAAGGGTCTCGAGGGAGCCAAGCTCGCGAGAGAGAAAAGCTTGGAGCTTGTCATTGACGGCGCTCTTCAGTTCACGCCGAAAAGCGGGTTTTTCCAGCGTTAGGCGAACATCCTCGGCTGTCAGGAGGTGGGCGCCGACCATTTCACCCATGCGCTGCGCTAGTTCACCGCGCTTGGACGGGATAATCCCCGGGGTCAGCGGTATACGCACACCGAAAAGATGCCAGGGTCGCAAGGGACGAAAGAGCATGCGAATGGCGATGTAGTTGGTCACATAGCCGATCAGCGCGCCAAGCAGGGGCGGCACCAGCCAGGGCAACCAGGAAATAGTTTCTAACATACTTTTCTCTCTATCGTTGTCATCACAAGCTTTACCGGCGCTTGGCTTTCAGCTAAGATTCCGGTCTTTACTTTAAGGAGTTGTTCTCATGTCTGATCATATGATTCGTGTCTTGACTAACGATGGCGCCATCCGCGTCAGCGTCGCCTCAACCACCGCCCTAGTCGAGGAAGTCCGTCGTCGGCAGCAGACCGATCCGACCGCCAGCGTCGCTATCGGTCGCCTGGCTACGGCTGCAGCCTTAATGGGCAGCCTTCTCAAGGGCCAGCAACGGGTCGGCCTGACGATCGAAGGCAACGGGCCTTTGCAAAGGTTGCAGGCTGAGACCAATGCTCATGGTCAGGTACGGGCAACCCTCAAGGTGGCATCGGCAGGCCTGCCGCCACGTGACGGGCGGTACGATGTCGCCGGAGCCGTCGGTCACGCCGGGTTTCTGCACGTCGTCAAGGACCTTGATATGAAAGAGCCTTACCGCGGCACGGTGCAACTGGTCAGCAGTGAAATTGCAGAAGATTTGGCATACTATTTCACCACTTCGGAGCAGACACCGTCAAGTGTCGCCCTGGGCGTTGAACTGGGGCTGCACGCTGAAGTGGTCGCGGCCGGAGGGTTCCTGCTGCAATTAATGCCCGAAGCTGATGACAGCATGGCCGACCGTCTCTCCGAACGGCTCTCCAGGATGTCGCCAACCACGACTATGCTCAGCCAGGGACTGATGCCTGAAGCGATCACAGCATGCATCCTTGAGGACTTCCCTTATCAGATCCTCGGCAGCACGGAGCTGACCTTTGCCTGCAGCTGTAGCCAACGGCAAACCATCAAACTGCTGCGCAGCCTCGGCGTCGAAGAACTGGACCGATTGATCGAGAAAGATAGCGAGGCCTCTGTGACTTGCGAATACTGCAAAGACGTCTACACCGTAAAAGCTGACACCTTGCAGGAAATCAGGGCGAGTCTTTGAGCTCATCCAGGCGCAATTGGTGATGCCGAGAACCGCTCTGCCATGTCCAGCCAGAGGTATCGATCCCCTTGCGCAGGAAATATCTCTGCAAAAGTTCCTGCCGCTTGTCGCCCAGAGCTTGCGAGTCAAAGCCGGTTCCGGTCTCACTACCTACAGACACCTTCCAGGTATTTCGCGGTCTGCTGATCAGCCAGTCGGCGAGAACGTCAAGGCAGGCAAGGCCTTCCATTTTCGGCAAGACAGCGCCTCTACGATAAATACTAGATGACTTGTAAACCACCTTCAGGGCATCACCCACATAACGCTGTCTGACTTCGGCACATGGCAGGTCTTGCGCTGAGAAGGCCGGAAGGTTTGAGGCAAAGGCCGCTCCTGAAGGGAGACCCTTCTGCTGCCCAGAAGCAAAAACAGATAACAACCCGGAAGAGATGATGATCAGCACCCAGCGCCGAAGATTCACGTCATTATCCTCATTGGTTAGTAAGCGCCCCGTTCGCTTGTTGAAAGGCCGGGAGCTCTCTTAGTTCTTCAAGCAAAAGTGCGGCCAGCCATCCGGTCAGCACCCCGGCAAAGAGCGTAAATAACATAAAGAACGGCAGAACCTGCCAGATTGCCGCATGCTGCACAACCAGTAAACGAGCCGCCAGAATTTGCCCCAGGGCATGACCTCCCGCCCCGATGGCTGATATCCCGATCGGACTCAAACGCCGCCCGGCGACACGGTACACGATAATCATAGCAGATGTTGCGAAGAGGGTGCCGACTAAAGCCAACCAGAAGCCTGGTCCGAAAATCCTGCCAAGCAGGAGCGCCCCGATACCAACCCGCGCCAGGCTGACACTCCATGCAGCGCGACCATCGTAGAGATAAAGCGCCACCAGAGTCATGATATTGGCCAGCCCGAGACGCAACCAGGGCACGGGTGTTGGCAGCAGACTCTCAAAAGCGTGCAAGGAAACGGCGATGGCAATAAAGAGCCCCAGAAAAACCTGCCGCCGGGAACGACTCAAGGCTTGGACATCAACGGCTGAGCAGGTCATAAGACACCTCCTTGCCGGAAGAGCCGTCGATGTGCACCAGAATACGGTTCGGCACGCAGGCCAGCAGGTCCGCCGTATGTTTTGCCACACCCATGCTGACGCAGATTTTACGTGGACAGGGAGATTCTACAATCCGGGCTCCCTGTTCATCAATGACAAGCTTAGTTTGTCCCAAGGGGCCGTCTATGGCAAGAGTACGAGGTTGGTCAAGCGGAGCAGTAAAACAGAGCTCGTCGCCGCAGGTGACCAGAACACGAGAGCCTTCTGACATAGCCGCTATCGAGACGATCCCGGCCAGGGAGCTTGTCAGGAGGAGAAGGACGACCAGCCAGTCACCCCCGGTCATGAAGTGCCAGGGCGCTTTCATGGCACAACCTGGTAGATTGTCCAGCCGGGGCTGTTATGTCGGCTGCCATCAGCGGCAATAACCAACCCTTCCGCCTGCGGGAATTGTTCCAGAAGCTTCAAACCTGCCTTCGGGCCGAGCACAAACACAGCCGTTGCCAGAGCATCGCCGAGGGCGACGCTGTCGGTGACAATGGTGACGCTCTGGCAATCTCTGGCAGGCATGCCGGTCTGCGGATTGAAGATATGGTGGTAACGTAAGCCATCTTTTTCGAAAAAGCGCTCATAGTCTCCCGAAGTAACCACCGCCCGATTCCTGATCTGTACCGTTTCAAGGACACCCTTCTCTTCACGGGGGTGCTGGATGCCGATGCGCCAGGCACGCTCCATGCGCTGGCCGAGCAGGTACATGTCGCCGCCGGCATTGACTGCGGCATTGGCCACGCCATGTTGCTTGAGGATCGCGATGGCTCGATCGACGGCATAGC includes:
- a CDS encoding DUF445 family protein; protein product: MLETISWLPWLVPPLLGALIGYVTNYIAIRMLFRPLRPWHLFGVRIPLTPGIIPSKRGELAQRMGEMVGAHLLTAEDVRLTLEKPAFRRELKSAVNDKLQAFLSRELGSLETLVPESYHRRFRELVSTLRVKAVGAITEYLASDAFEAQVRNFIQEKGDRLLARDLESFLTPERYQKLQSHLDTRVTTILHSDTTAGAVERFVEDRLERLLQSERSLRDFLPKDLVEVLLQQLEKEVPPLLERFGGMLYDPDFRQRLVERARQGIDTFLDSLGGLAGLLSGFVDLDKIYNRIPEFIDKAGEELSHWLREEKTQQQVAGMLRERLEGILDKPVSRFLEKAPYEKVAGARRYLSERSVAAVQSRRTTELLLGFADKGLHRTKDRSFRSLLDENLPEGGMEQVQNDLVERLLALARSVEAANAIDTVIKEKLEAWIFEKPLGRLAERLPADVLEELEDGLYRQVGDVLQKEVPPLIETLNVTRMVEEKVNQLDILQVEDLLMGVMKEQFKYINLFGAVLGFLIGLINLAVLWMA
- the hslO gene encoding Hsp33 family molecular chaperone HslO: MSDHMIRVLTNDGAIRVSVASTTALVEEVRRRQQTDPTASVAIGRLATAAALMGSLLKGQQRVGLTIEGNGPLQRLQAETNAHGQVRATLKVASAGLPPRDGRYDVAGAVGHAGFLHVVKDLDMKEPYRGTVQLVSSEIAEDLAYYFTTSEQTPSSVALGVELGLHAEVVAAGGFLLQLMPEADDSMADRLSERLSRMSPTTTMLSQGLMPEAITACILEDFPYQILGSTELTFACSCSQRQTIKLLRSLGVEELDRLIEKDSEASVTCEYCKDVYTVKADTLQEIRASL
- a CDS encoding Gx transporter family protein, translated to MTCSAVDVQALSRSRRQVFLGLFIAIAVSLHAFESLLPTPVPWLRLGLANIMTLVALYLYDGRAAWSVSLARVGIGALLLGRIFGPGFWLALVGTLFATSAMIIVYRVAGRRLSPIGISAIGAGGHALGQILAARLLVVQHAAIWQVLPFFMLFTLFAGVLTGWLAALLLEELRELPAFQQANGALTNQ
- a CDS encoding NusG domain II-containing protein, whose protein sequence is MKAPWHFMTGGDWLVVLLLLTSSLAGIVSIAAMSEGSRVLVTCGDELCFTAPLDQPRTLAIDGPLGQTKLVIDEQGARIVESPCPRKICVSMGVAKHTADLLACVPNRILVHIDGSSGKEVSYDLLSR